One Angustibacter luteus genomic window carries:
- a CDS encoding pseudouridine-5'-phosphate glycosidase — protein MIVLSDEVRAALAEGRPVVALESTIISHGLPRPTNLTVAREIEQVVRDGGAVPATVALVAGQVRIGLDDAALATVAGDDSVVKVSVRDLAVVAARGGHGATTVASTAHLAARAGIAVFATGGLGGVHRGANLTFDESADLVTLSRVPTTVVCAGVKSILDVAATLERMETLGIGLVGYRTDRFPGFYLSDSGHAVEHRVDSPQAVAAVMRSRAELGTDRAGLVVANPLPADEQLDPALHDRVLTQALAGADAEGVHGKDTTPYLLARFHHDTDGRSLEVNTRIILRNAALAAQIAVAHATGGQHS, from the coding sequence GTGATCGTGCTGTCCGACGAGGTGCGCGCGGCGCTCGCCGAGGGCCGCCCCGTCGTGGCGCTGGAGTCAACCATCATCAGCCACGGGCTGCCCCGGCCGACCAACCTCACGGTCGCCCGGGAGATCGAGCAGGTCGTGCGGGACGGCGGGGCCGTGCCGGCCACGGTGGCGCTCGTCGCCGGCCAGGTGCGGATCGGCCTGGACGACGCGGCGCTGGCCACGGTCGCCGGGGACGACTCCGTGGTGAAGGTGAGCGTGCGCGACCTGGCGGTGGTCGCGGCCCGCGGCGGGCATGGCGCGACCACGGTCGCCTCGACCGCGCACCTGGCGGCCCGGGCCGGCATCGCCGTGTTCGCGACCGGCGGCCTGGGCGGCGTGCACCGCGGCGCGAACCTGACGTTCGACGAGTCCGCCGACCTGGTCACCCTGTCGCGGGTGCCGACCACCGTGGTGTGCGCCGGAGTGAAGTCGATCCTGGACGTCGCCGCCACCCTGGAGCGGATGGAGACGCTGGGCATCGGCCTGGTCGGCTACCGCACGGACCGGTTCCCGGGCTTCTACCTGTCCGACTCCGGGCACGCCGTCGAGCACCGGGTGGACAGCCCGCAGGCGGTGGCTGCCGTCATGCGCTCCCGGGCCGAGCTGGGCACCGACCGGGCCGGGCTCGTCGTCGCCAACCCGCTCCCGGCCGACGAGCAGCTCGACCCGGCCCTGCACGACCGGGTGCTCACCCAGGCCCTGGCCGGCGCGGACGCCGAGGGCGTGCACGGCAAGGACACCACGCCCTACCTGCTCGCCCGGTTCCACCACGACACCGACGGGCGAAGCCTCGAGGTCAACACCCGGATCATCCTGCGCAACGCCGCGCTCGCCGCGCAGATCGCCGTCGCGCACGCCACCGGCGGCCAGCACTCGTGA
- a CDS encoding GNAT family N-acetyltransferase, with protein sequence MPADTLPYPAHWEADVVLRDGGVVHLRPIRPDDAPAVEEFHAGQSAESIYLRFFAPLARLSDRELQRFTNVDHRDRVGLVATLDDAIVGIGRYDRIEGSTAEVAFNISDAHQGRGVGSVLLEHLAAAARERGIGKFVADVLPQNRKMIAVFSDAGYQVSHRYEDGVIALSFDISPTEDSDQVREAREHRAEARSVQTLLNPTSVAVVGASRDPDAIGHRLLQNLIEGGFTGPLYAVNPEAWEVQGVESHTRVTDIPGQVDLAVVAVPAESVGDVVADCGTAGVRGLVVVSSGFAETGEDGAARQVSLVRTAHRRGMRVVGPNSFGIVNTDPAVRLNASLAPALPPNGRLGLFSQSGALGIAVLDTARRRGLGVSSFLSSGNRADVSGNDAMQYWLDDPATDAVGLYLESMGNPRKFSRVARRLSRSKPVIVLKSGQSSFGVPPGHTVRESLLPRDAVDQILHQAGVIRVENIHQLFDVAQLVVHQPLPTGPRVAVVTNSAALGALAADACASWGLDVVHGPVAVASEASADEFRQALTAAFAAPDVDSVVAGFIPPLVTIDADVAVALAEVAAAGDKTCVATFLGMHGVTEALSSSSRTVPAYPTPEDSVRALVSATRYAQWRSRDRGQRVAPKDLQRERARELVERLTPTDPDGVWLEPSDAAELLAAYGVEVWPSFPVTTAAEAAAAAERAGYPVALKATAPLLRHRADLGAVRLDILSEGELRHDFDEMLRLLERHGPGEFVVQAMAPVGVACVLRSVEDPLFGPVVEFGVGGPPTELLGDVARRSPPLREGDVVDLVRGIRAAPLLFGYRGAEPVDVDALEDLVGRVSVLADDLQQVAELELNPVVAAPEGVSVLSARVRLAPPPVRTDADTRRIPG encoded by the coding sequence GTGCCCGCAGACACGCTCCCGTACCCCGCGCACTGGGAGGCGGACGTCGTCCTGCGGGACGGCGGGGTCGTGCACCTGCGGCCGATCCGGCCGGACGACGCCCCGGCCGTCGAGGAGTTCCACGCCGGGCAGAGCGCCGAGTCGATCTACCTGCGGTTCTTCGCTCCGCTGGCTCGGCTCTCGGACCGCGAGCTCCAGCGCTTCACGAACGTCGACCACCGGGACCGGGTCGGGCTGGTGGCCACCCTGGACGACGCGATCGTGGGGATCGGCCGGTACGACCGGATCGAGGGGTCCACGGCGGAGGTGGCGTTCAACATCTCGGACGCCCACCAGGGGCGCGGCGTCGGCTCGGTCCTGCTGGAGCACCTCGCCGCGGCCGCGCGCGAGCGGGGGATCGGCAAGTTCGTGGCCGACGTCCTGCCGCAGAACCGCAAGATGATCGCGGTCTTCAGCGACGCCGGCTACCAGGTGAGCCACCGCTACGAGGACGGCGTGATCGCCCTGTCGTTCGACATCTCGCCCACCGAGGACTCCGACCAGGTCCGGGAGGCTCGCGAGCACCGCGCCGAGGCGCGCAGCGTGCAGACCCTGCTGAACCCGACGTCGGTGGCGGTCGTCGGCGCGAGCCGCGACCCGGACGCCATCGGCCACCGGCTGCTGCAGAACCTGATCGAGGGGGGCTTCACCGGGCCGCTCTACGCGGTGAACCCGGAGGCCTGGGAGGTCCAGGGCGTCGAGAGCCACACCCGGGTCACCGACATCCCCGGCCAGGTCGACCTCGCGGTGGTCGCCGTCCCCGCCGAGAGCGTCGGCGACGTGGTCGCCGACTGCGGCACCGCCGGCGTACGCGGGCTGGTCGTGGTCAGCAGCGGCTTCGCCGAGACCGGTGAGGACGGCGCGGCGCGGCAGGTCTCGCTCGTCCGCACGGCCCACCGGCGCGGCATGCGGGTGGTCGGGCCGAACTCGTTCGGCATCGTGAACACCGACCCGGCGGTCCGGCTCAACGCCTCGCTGGCCCCGGCGCTGCCCCCGAACGGCCGGCTCGGCCTGTTCAGCCAGTCCGGCGCGCTGGGCATCGCGGTGCTCGACACCGCCCGCCGGCGCGGGCTCGGGGTCTCCAGCTTCCTGTCGTCGGGCAACCGCGCGGACGTGTCCGGCAACGACGCCATGCAGTACTGGCTGGACGACCCGGCGACCGACGCGGTCGGCCTGTACCTGGAGAGCATGGGCAACCCGCGCAAGTTCTCCCGGGTCGCGCGGCGGCTGTCCCGCAGCAAGCCCGTCATCGTGCTGAAGTCCGGACAGTCCAGCTTCGGCGTCCCGCCCGGTCACACCGTGCGGGAGTCGCTGCTGCCACGGGACGCCGTCGACCAGATCCTGCACCAGGCCGGCGTCATCCGGGTGGAGAACATCCACCAGCTGTTCGACGTCGCGCAGCTGGTCGTGCACCAGCCCCTGCCCACCGGACCGCGGGTGGCCGTGGTGACCAACTCCGCCGCGCTGGGGGCGTTGGCGGCCGACGCCTGCGCCAGCTGGGGCCTGGACGTCGTGCACGGTCCCGTCGCGGTGGCCTCGGAGGCGAGCGCGGACGAGTTCCGGCAGGCGCTGACCGCGGCCTTCGCCGCCCCCGACGTCGACTCCGTCGTCGCCGGCTTCATCCCGCCGCTGGTGACCATCGACGCGGACGTCGCCGTGGCGCTCGCGGAGGTCGCCGCCGCCGGGGACAAGACCTGCGTGGCGACGTTCTTGGGGATGCACGGCGTCACCGAGGCGCTGTCGTCGTCCTCGCGAACCGTTCCGGCGTACCCGACGCCGGAGGACTCGGTGCGCGCCCTGGTCTCCGCGACCCGGTACGCGCAGTGGCGCAGCCGCGACCGCGGCCAGCGGGTCGCCCCGAAGGACCTGCAGCGCGAGCGGGCCCGTGAGCTGGTGGAGCGGCTGACCCCGACCGACCCGGACGGCGTGTGGTTGGAGCCGAGCGACGCCGCCGAGCTGTTGGCCGCGTACGGGGTGGAGGTCTGGCCGTCGTTCCCGGTGACCACCGCGGCGGAGGCGGCCGCGGCCGCGGAGCGGGCGGGCTACCCGGTGGCGCTCAAGGCGACCGCGCCGCTGCTGCGGCACCGCGCCGACCTGGGTGCGGTCCGGCTGGACATCCTGAGCGAGGGCGAGCTGCGGCACGACTTCGACGAGATGCTCCGACTGCTCGAGCGGCACGGTCCGGGGGAGTTCGTCGTCCAGGCCATGGCGCCGGTCGGGGTGGCCTGCGTGCTGCGCTCCGTCGAGGACCCGTTGTTCGGGCCGGTCGTGGAGTTCGGCGTCGGCGGGCCACCGACCGAGCTGCTCGGAGACGTCGCCCGCCGCAGCCCGCCGCTGCGCGAGGGGGACGTCGTCGACCTGGTCCGGGGGATCCGGGCGGCGCCGCTGCTGTTCGGGTACCGCGGCGCCGAGCCGGTGGACGTCGACGCGTTGGAGGACCTCGTGGGCCGGGTGTCCGTGCTCGCCGACGACCTGCAGCAGGTGGCCGAGCTGGAGCTGAACCCGGTCGTCGCCGCACCCGAGGGTGTCTCGGTGCTCTCCGCGCGGGTGCGGTTGGCGCCACCCCCGGTCCGTACGGACGCCGACACCCGCCGCATCCCCGGCTGA
- a CDS encoding type II toxin-antitoxin system prevent-host-death family antitoxin yields the protein MTPAAEHVVGTRELRDHLSSVLRRVEAGEPITVTASGRAVAQLVPLRAGGWTPRSQVEQILAASLADAGLSRDLGELAGDELDDLA from the coding sequence ATGACGCCAGCCGCGGAGCACGTGGTCGGAACGCGCGAGCTGCGCGACCACCTCAGCAGTGTCCTGCGTCGCGTTGAGGCGGGCGAGCCCATCACTGTGACGGCCTCGGGTCGGGCGGTGGCCCAGCTGGTCCCGCTCCGAGCGGGCGGGTGGACGCCACGCTCACAGGTCGAGCAGATCCTGGCCGCGTCGCTCGCGGATGCCGGCCTCTCGCGCGACCTCGGGGAACTGGCGGGCGACGAGCTCGACGATCTCGCGTGA
- a CDS encoding type II toxin-antitoxin system VapC family toxin: MSTGRGLLDTSVFIARVDGRPADLSSLPDELAVSIVTVGELWAGVLAAHDTATRARRMRTASDAAAVATIEIGVDVARTWAQLRVALRDTGRRMKVNDSWIAATAMALDVPVVTQDADFDDVPGLSVIRV, translated from the coding sequence GTGAGTACCGGACGAGGCCTGCTGGACACGTCCGTGTTCATCGCGCGGGTGGACGGCCGGCCCGCAGACCTGTCCTCCCTGCCGGACGAGCTCGCGGTGTCGATCGTGACCGTCGGAGAGCTGTGGGCGGGGGTGCTGGCAGCCCACGACACCGCCACGAGGGCCCGCCGCATGCGCACCGCCTCCGATGCCGCGGCGGTCGCGACGATCGAGATCGGCGTCGACGTCGCTCGCACGTGGGCGCAGCTGCGCGTCGCGCTGCGCGACACCGGCCGGCGGATGAAGGTCAACGACTCCTGGATCGCGGCCACCGCCATGGCACTCGACGTCCCGGTCGTGACGCAGGACGCTGACTTCGACGACGTCCCCGGCCTCAGCGTGATCCGGGTGTGA
- a CDS encoding DUF5998 family protein: MRKTPSLPTTLRDDLEHAGYYPDLVADVLDVSVAGEPTHGHLVHAETTFDHDVVRRHITVLVLTATRLVVVHADDHAPEPPDGPPQSYATAATEAVPLPAVKSVVVTHVVPRPETYRSGEGSRELTLTIGWGGVSRLDLEPAGCADPDCEADHGYTGTASTDDISLRVSADADGEEAMQRALDFARALSAATAGRAG, translated from the coding sequence ATGCGCAAGACGCCGAGCCTGCCCACCACGCTGCGTGACGACCTCGAGCACGCCGGGTACTACCCCGACCTCGTGGCCGACGTGCTGGACGTCAGCGTGGCGGGGGAGCCGACCCACGGCCACCTCGTGCACGCCGAGACGACGTTCGACCACGACGTCGTGCGCCGGCACATCACCGTCCTGGTGCTCACCGCGACCCGGCTGGTCGTCGTGCACGCGGACGACCACGCGCCCGAGCCGCCGGACGGGCCGCCGCAGTCGTACGCGACCGCCGCGACCGAGGCCGTCCCGCTGCCCGCGGTGAAGTCCGTCGTCGTCACGCACGTGGTGCCGCGTCCGGAGACCTACCGGTCGGGCGAGGGGTCGCGCGAGCTCACCCTCACCATCGGCTGGGGTGGCGTGAGCCGGCTCGACCTCGAGCCGGCCGGCTGCGCGGACCCGGACTGCGAGGCCGACCACGGCTACACGGGCACGGCGAGCACCGACGACATCTCGTTGCGGGTCTCCGCCGACGCCGACGGCGAGGAGGCCATGCAGCGCGCGCTGGACTTCGCCCGCGCGCTGTCCGCGGCCACCGCCGGTCGCGCCGGGTGA
- a CDS encoding nucleotide pyrophosphatase/phosphodiesterase family protein, with amino-acid sequence MSPHALTAPQYGTGTLADLMPAVVRSLGVDLLDRVLPEVAPSGPLALAPTERACVLLVDGLGDLLLRERAGHAPFLRGQLERTGTLTAGFPTTTATSMGSLGTGLPPGAHGLVGYEVLVPERDELLNELSWEPAVDPRRWQRETTMFQHAAAAGLDVVRIGPGFFDGSGLTEAALRGGRFVAADSLDDRVDAAIAALRASPRALVYVYWGDVDKVGHVSGCGSWEWGEELARVDLAVRRLVGGLPRGTTLHVTADHGMVDVPHHQRIDLAHDAELAKDVRHSGGEPRCPQLYCEPDRAESVQATWTERLGERADVLSRAQAVDAGLFGVVASHVTERIGDVVVVCRPGLAVVDSRRMRPALLALVGLHGALTPQESLVPLLTIDGPS; translated from the coding sequence GTGAGCCCGCACGCCCTGACCGCACCGCAGTACGGGACCGGCACGCTCGCCGACCTGATGCCCGCGGTCGTGCGCAGCCTCGGTGTCGACCTGCTGGACCGCGTGCTGCCGGAGGTCGCGCCGTCCGGGCCGTTGGCCCTGGCCCCCACGGAGCGGGCCTGCGTCCTGCTCGTCGACGGCCTGGGTGACCTGCTGCTGCGTGAGCGCGCCGGTCACGCGCCGTTCCTGCGCGGCCAGCTGGAGCGCACCGGCACGTTGACCGCGGGCTTCCCGACCACGACGGCCACCAGCATGGGCAGCCTGGGCACCGGATTGCCTCCGGGGGCGCACGGCCTGGTCGGGTACGAGGTCCTCGTCCCGGAGCGCGACGAGCTGCTGAACGAGCTGTCCTGGGAGCCGGCGGTCGACCCACGGCGCTGGCAGCGCGAGACCACCATGTTCCAGCACGCCGCCGCCGCGGGGCTGGACGTCGTCCGGATCGGGCCGGGCTTCTTCGACGGGTCCGGGCTGACCGAGGCGGCGCTGCGCGGCGGTCGGTTCGTGGCCGCGGACTCCCTCGACGACCGGGTGGACGCCGCGATCGCCGCGCTACGCGCCTCGCCGCGCGCCCTCGTGTACGTCTACTGGGGGGACGTCGACAAGGTCGGTCACGTCAGCGGCTGCGGTTCGTGGGAGTGGGGCGAGGAGCTGGCCCGCGTCGACCTCGCGGTACGCCGGCTCGTCGGCGGCCTGCCCCGGGGCACGACCCTGCACGTGACCGCCGACCACGGCATGGTCGACGTGCCGCACCACCAGCGGATCGACCTGGCGCACGACGCCGAGCTCGCCAAGGACGTGCGGCACAGCGGCGGTGAGCCGCGCTGCCCGCAGCTGTACTGCGAGCCCGACCGGGCGGAGTCCGTGCAGGCGACGTGGACCGAGCGGCTGGGCGAGCGGGCAGACGTGCTGTCCCGGGCGCAGGCGGTGGACGCGGGGCTGTTCGGCGTCGTCGCCTCCCACGTCACCGAGCGCATCGGCGACGTCGTGGTGGTCTGCCGCCCCGGCCTGGCGGTGGTCGACTCGCGCCGGATGCGACCCGCCCTGCTCGCCCTGGTCGGCCTGCACGGCGCGCTCACCCCGCAGGAGTCGCTCGTGCCCCTGCTGACCATCGACGGCCCTTCGTGA
- a CDS encoding thymidine kinase, which yields MAELVFFSGTMDCGKSTLALQMNHNHTVAGRAGLMFTQQDRAGEAVLSSRLGLLGDALEVTPDLDFWDVVVARRMSGGRVDFVICDEAQFYAPDQVDQLARLVDEMAVDVFAFGITADFRTRLFPGSQRLIELADRVQVLQVEALCWCGARATHNARTEDGVMVVEGAQVVVGDTNVGSGEIGYEVLCRRHHMRRMTRHAAQAAAMSPDVLPLDLDICPVPPLRAAPSQPTSQPTSQAG from the coding sequence GTGGCTGAGCTCGTCTTCTTCTCCGGGACCATGGACTGCGGCAAGTCGACCCTGGCCCTGCAGATGAACCACAACCACACCGTGGCCGGACGCGCCGGCCTGATGTTCACCCAGCAGGACCGGGCCGGCGAGGCCGTGCTGAGCAGCCGGCTCGGGCTGCTCGGCGACGCCCTCGAGGTCACCCCCGACCTCGACTTCTGGGACGTCGTCGTCGCCCGGCGGATGTCCGGCGGGCGGGTCGACTTCGTGATCTGCGACGAGGCCCAGTTCTACGCGCCCGACCAGGTGGACCAGCTGGCCCGGCTGGTCGACGAGATGGCGGTGGACGTCTTCGCGTTCGGCATCACCGCCGACTTCCGCACCCGGCTGTTCCCCGGCTCGCAGCGGCTGATCGAGCTCGCGGACCGGGTCCAGGTGCTGCAGGTCGAGGCGCTCTGCTGGTGCGGTGCGCGGGCGACGCACAACGCGCGCACCGAGGACGGCGTCATGGTCGTCGAGGGTGCCCAGGTCGTCGTGGGTGACACGAACGTCGGGTCCGGCGAGATCGGCTACGAGGTGCTGTGCCGGCGGCACCACATGCGTCGGATGACCCGGCACGCGGCGCAGGCCGCTGCGATGTCGCCGGACGTGCTGCCGCTGGACCTCGACATCTGCCCGGTGCCGCCGCTTCGCGCGGCCCCGAGCCAGCCGACGAGCCAGCCGACGAGCCAGGCGGGGTAG
- a CDS encoding class I SAM-dependent methyltransferase, whose amino-acid sequence MDAEGWDARYADAPMVWSAGPNALFASLARDWLPGRALDVATGEGRTAIWLATLGWQVTAVDFSATGIEKGRERAAAQGLSVDWVVDDVTTAELGTGFDLVTLLYLQLEHEQMAGVVGRCVEALVPGGRLVVIAHDLDNIARGVGGPQDPSVLPTVALLRDWARGASIERAEQVERVTDAGTAIDVLLVATR is encoded by the coding sequence GTGGACGCCGAGGGCTGGGACGCCCGCTACGCCGACGCACCGATGGTGTGGTCGGCCGGACCGAACGCGCTGTTCGCCTCCCTCGCCCGGGACTGGTTGCCGGGACGGGCGCTCGACGTCGCCACCGGGGAGGGACGCACCGCGATCTGGCTCGCGACGCTCGGCTGGCAGGTCACCGCTGTCGACTTCTCCGCGACCGGGATCGAGAAGGGGCGTGAACGCGCTGCGGCACAGGGACTCTCGGTCGACTGGGTGGTGGACGACGTCACCACGGCCGAGCTGGGCACCGGCTTCGACCTGGTCACCCTCCTGTACCTGCAGCTCGAGCACGAGCAGATGGCTGGCGTCGTCGGACGCTGCGTCGAGGCCCTCGTGCCGGGCGGTCGCCTGGTCGTGATCGCGCACGACCTCGACAACATCGCGCGCGGCGTCGGCGGGCCGCAGGACCCGTCGGTGCTGCCCACCGTCGCGTTGCTGCGCGACTGGGCGCGGGGCGCGAGCATCGAGCGGGCCGAGCAGGTCGAGCGGGTCACGGACGCCGGTACCGCGATCGACGTCCTGCTGGTGGCGACGAGATGA
- a CDS encoding Fur family transcriptional regulator produces MSDHQHEHRQDAEAAVERAAALLRARGDRMTGPRRVVITALAARRAHLTADQVVSAVAEQDASVHRASVYRTLETLSQLGVVQHVHVGHGTTTYHLAGTEAHLHAQCESCGTVLDLSGALLDEVAAQVLAEHGFALDPSHVALSGSCADCREQQ; encoded by the coding sequence ATGAGCGACCACCAGCACGAGCACCGCCAGGACGCCGAGGCCGCGGTCGAGCGCGCCGCCGCCCTCCTGCGCGCCCGGGGCGACCGGATGACCGGCCCGCGCCGGGTGGTGATCACGGCCCTCGCCGCCCGCCGTGCGCACCTGACGGCTGACCAGGTGGTCTCGGCGGTCGCCGAGCAGGACGCGTCGGTGCACCGCGCATCCGTCTACCGCACCCTCGAGACGCTCAGCCAGCTCGGCGTCGTCCAGCACGTGCACGTCGGGCACGGCACCACGACCTACCACCTGGCCGGCACCGAGGCGCACCTGCACGCGCAGTGCGAGTCCTGCGGCACCGTGCTCGACCTGTCGGGCGCGCTGCTCGACGAGGTCGCCGCCCAGGTGCTGGCCGAGCACGGGTTCGCGCTGGACCCCTCGCACGTCGCGCTGTCCGGCTCCTGCGCGGACTGCCGGGAGCAGCAGTGA
- the def gene encoding peptide deformylase, translating to MSAAPIRQVGDPVLRTATSPVLAFDAALAALVDRMWVSMHAAQGVGLAANQIGVGLSVFVYEVDDEAGVVVNPTVVETSGEVVVDGEGCLSVVGQVFDTPRFERAVVTGFDVHGQPVRVAGEGLLGRCLQHETDHLKGLLYLDHLSGADRRAAITEAAARESRRPSGGAFGAF from the coding sequence GTGAGCGCGGCGCCGATCCGGCAGGTCGGCGACCCCGTCCTGCGCACGGCCACGTCCCCGGTGCTGGCGTTCGACGCGGCGCTGGCCGCACTGGTTGACCGGATGTGGGTGTCGATGCATGCCGCCCAGGGGGTGGGGTTGGCCGCCAACCAGATCGGCGTCGGGCTGTCGGTCTTCGTCTACGAGGTGGACGACGAGGCCGGCGTCGTCGTGAACCCCACCGTGGTGGAGACGTCCGGCGAGGTCGTCGTCGACGGTGAGGGCTGCCTGTCCGTCGTCGGTCAGGTGTTCGACACGCCTCGGTTCGAGCGCGCGGTGGTGACCGGCTTCGACGTGCACGGGCAGCCGGTGCGGGTCGCCGGAGAGGGTCTGCTCGGACGCTGCCTGCAGCACGAGACCGACCACCTGAAGGGCCTGCTGTACCTGGACCACCTCAGTGGTGCGGACCGGCGGGCCGCGATCACCGAGGCGGCGGCCCGCGAGTCACGTCGTCCGAGCGGCGGGGCGTTCGGCGCGTTCTGA
- a CDS encoding nuclear transport factor 2 family protein — MIDIEDADAQWVAALLARDTDGAARWLHEDYALVLVHPVPAHVDRAEWLRTLPDYVVSQWDVAGSQWDQQGDVAVHLQMIDMRAVVAGVERDGPFAITDTWLRTPQGWRVWRRHSTPLRAGGIPRPHAE, encoded by the coding sequence ATGATCGACATCGAGGACGCGGACGCCCAGTGGGTCGCGGCTCTGCTGGCCCGGGACACCGACGGGGCCGCTCGCTGGCTGCACGAGGACTACGCCCTGGTGCTGGTCCACCCGGTCCCGGCCCACGTGGACCGCGCCGAGTGGCTGCGCACGCTGCCCGACTACGTCGTCAGCCAGTGGGACGTCGCCGGGTCGCAGTGGGACCAGCAGGGCGACGTCGCCGTCCACCTGCAGATGATCGACATGCGAGCCGTCGTCGCCGGGGTCGAGCGGGACGGACCGTTCGCCATCACCGACACCTGGCTGCGTACCCCGCAGGGGTGGCGGGTCTGGCGCCGGCACTCCACGCCGCTGCGGGCCGGCGGGATCCCGAGGCCGCACGCCGAGTAG
- a CDS encoding pentapeptide repeat-containing protein produces the protein MELRADCSRCAGLCCVVPAFSRSADFALDKPAGQPCVNLLADHRCSIHDTLRDRGFAGCTVYDCFGAGQHVVQRTFGGRSWQDSPELAAAMFPAYQRMRDLHELLWYLADALGRPETEPVHDALLAAQTRVTALTDLDADALAAVDSEGCRREVDPVLTRASELVRGPSRRPAERRGADLVGRDLSGADLVGANLRGAYLIGANLRGADLRGADVIGADLRGADVHGADLSSTLYLTAFQVNAARGDAATALPPSIGRPGHWRASKHRR, from the coding sequence GTGGAGCTGCGAGCCGACTGCAGTCGCTGTGCCGGACTGTGCTGCGTCGTGCCGGCCTTCAGCCGGTCGGCGGACTTCGCGCTGGACAAGCCGGCGGGCCAGCCGTGCGTCAACCTGCTGGCCGACCACCGGTGCTCGATCCACGACACGTTGCGGGACAGGGGATTTGCCGGCTGCACGGTGTACGACTGCTTCGGGGCCGGTCAGCACGTCGTCCAGCGGACGTTCGGTGGGCGTTCCTGGCAGGACTCGCCCGAGCTCGCGGCCGCGATGTTCCCCGCCTACCAGCGGATGCGGGACCTGCACGAGCTGCTCTGGTACCTGGCGGACGCCCTCGGCCGGCCCGAGACCGAGCCGGTGCACGACGCGCTGCTGGCGGCGCAGACGCGGGTCACGGCACTCACCGACCTGGACGCCGACGCGCTGGCCGCTGTCGACAGCGAGGGCTGCCGGCGTGAGGTGGACCCGGTGCTCACCCGGGCCAGCGAGCTCGTCCGAGGTCCTTCGCGCCGTCCCGCCGAGCGCCGGGGCGCCGACCTGGTGGGCCGGGACCTGTCCGGCGCCGACCTGGTGGGGGCGAACCTGCGGGGTGCCTACCTGATCGGGGCGAACCTGCGCGGCGCGGACCTGCGCGGCGCTGACGTGATCGGCGCGGACCTGCGCGGCGCCGACGTCCACGGGGCCGACCTGTCGTCCACGCTCTACCTCACCGCGTTCCAGGTGAACGCCGCGCGAGGGGACGCCGCCACCGCGCTGCCGCCGTCGATCGGGCGCCCGGGCCACTGGCGGGCGTCGAAGCACCGTCGGTGA
- a CDS encoding gfo/Idh/MocA family oxidoreductase gives MTARFAVVGSGWRAGYFWRAAAGLDGLECVGAVVRSPRGLEVPTFPSLDDCVRRASPDFVVTAVPWPATPGVVRAAVAAGVPVLAETPPAPDLPGLRSLWADVGASPLVQVAEQYLLMPSHAARLALVRSGAIGVPTQVQVSSTHQYHAVSLMRGFLDAGRRPVRVQATRTTAPLVQPLDRDGWTDEAHPAPVTTTIATLDFGEGRSGVYDFTDNQWHNQLRFRRLLVRGSHGELRDDDVVRLTGPRTIVRSALTRRQTGYDLDLDGFDTDHISCGSDVLYRNPYVGRRWNDEEVAIATLLEQMAAWVADAGPPPYPLADGAHDHAVALAVDEALARGEAVTTEHEPWAG, from the coding sequence GTGACCGCACGTTTCGCGGTCGTCGGGTCGGGCTGGCGGGCGGGCTACTTCTGGCGGGCCGCCGCCGGGCTCGACGGACTCGAGTGCGTGGGCGCGGTGGTCCGGTCCCCCCGGGGCCTCGAGGTGCCGACGTTCCCGTCGCTGGACGACTGCGTCCGCCGGGCCAGCCCGGACTTCGTGGTCACTGCGGTCCCGTGGCCGGCCACGCCCGGCGTGGTCCGCGCCGCCGTCGCGGCGGGCGTGCCGGTGCTTGCCGAGACCCCGCCCGCGCCCGACCTCCCGGGCCTGCGGTCGCTGTGGGCGGACGTCGGGGCCAGCCCGCTCGTGCAGGTCGCCGAGCAGTACCTGCTCATGCCCTCGCACGCGGCCCGGCTGGCCCTGGTGCGCTCTGGCGCCATCGGCGTCCCGACCCAGGTGCAGGTCTCGTCCACGCACCAGTACCACGCGGTGTCGCTGATGCGTGGCTTCCTGGACGCCGGTCGCCGGCCGGTGCGGGTGCAGGCGACCCGGACCACCGCGCCGCTCGTGCAGCCGCTCGACCGCGACGGGTGGACCGACGAGGCGCACCCTGCCCCGGTGACCACGACCATCGCCACCCTGGACTTCGGCGAAGGGCGCTCCGGCGTGTACGACTTCACCGACAACCAGTGGCACAACCAGCTGCGGTTCCGCCGGCTGCTGGTCCGCGGCAGCCACGGCGAGCTGCGGGACGACGACGTCGTCCGGCTGACCGGGCCGCGCACGATCGTGAGATCGGCGCTGACTCGGCGACAGACCGGCTACGACCTGGACCTCGACGGCTTCGACACCGATCACATCTCGTGCGGCTCGGACGTGTTGTACCGCAACCCGTACGTCGGTCGGCGGTGGAACGACGAGGAGGTGGCGATCGCGACGCTCCTCGAGCAGATGGCGGCCTGGGTGGCAGACGCCGGTCCGCCGCCGTACCCGCTCGCGGACGGCGCGCACGACCACGCGGTGGCCCTCGCCGTCGACGAGGCGCTCGCTCGCGGCGAGGCGGTGACCACCGAGCACGAGCCCTGGGCCGGCTGA